Proteins encoded by one window of Luteimonas yindakuii:
- a CDS encoding RelA/SpoT family protein codes for MSLPATAALTPALREVVDAALRDASGAWVVPAEPWPVLGDTLQSLATLNADADVIAAAILHVLPEPPAEAAARLARAHPRVAALLDGQRAARQVWALHAERVGRGGQEGLRRLLLAIVRDLRVVPILLARQLAHLRAVAQRPAEERIALAQLTRDIHAPLANRLGIWQLKWELEDLAFRHLDPDTYRRIAGLLDDKRSGRERYIDEVTQTLRDALAAQGLHADVVGRPKHIYSIWKKMQRKGVPIGELYDLRAVRVLVDDVGACYAALGIVHALWTPIPSEFDDYIARPKRNDYRSLHTAVVGPEGKTLEVQIRTVEMHEQAELGVAAHWRYKEGGTGDSALERKIEWMRRLLESHQDGGDEGGLAGALDTELVEDRIYTLTPMGEVIDLPRDATPLDFAYHVHTMVGHRCRGAKVNGRIVPLDHRLQSGDRVEVLTGKTAEPRRDWLLPANGYLVSGRSRDKVRAWFRALDRERNVQAGRELLDRELKRLGLQRADPAPALKRFHAATIDDLYVLVALGDVGPHQVVRALGEAEAEARRPVDEATNLAHTPPRRLPKGSSEFSVVGVDNLLVQIARCCRPLPGEAITGYLTRSRGISVHRAECAALQRMAARDPQRVLPVEWGRAGGVHEAEAIIEGVDRRHLLKDLTNLIAQEDAHVLSIHSEDGGGVGRVRLRLQLRVQDHGQFARLLGRLESVPGVERARRG; via the coding sequence TTGTCACTCCCAGCCACGGCGGCGTTGACGCCCGCCCTGCGCGAGGTGGTGGACGCGGCGTTGCGCGATGCGTCCGGCGCGTGGGTGGTGCCGGCCGAGCCCTGGCCGGTGCTGGGCGACACGCTGCAGTCGCTGGCCACGCTCAACGCCGATGCCGACGTCATCGCCGCGGCGATCCTGCACGTGCTGCCGGAACCGCCTGCCGAGGCCGCTGCACGCCTCGCCAGGGCGCACCCGCGCGTCGCCGCGTTGCTCGACGGACAGCGCGCCGCGCGCCAGGTGTGGGCGCTGCATGCCGAGCGCGTCGGCCGTGGCGGGCAGGAAGGCCTGCGCCGCCTGCTGCTGGCGATCGTGCGCGACCTGCGGGTGGTGCCGATCCTGCTGGCGCGGCAACTCGCCCACCTGCGGGCGGTGGCACAGCGCCCCGCGGAGGAACGCATCGCGCTGGCGCAGCTCACCCGCGACATCCATGCGCCGCTGGCCAACCGGCTCGGCATCTGGCAGCTGAAATGGGAACTCGAGGATCTCGCGTTCCGCCACCTCGATCCCGACACCTACCGCCGCATCGCCGGGCTGCTCGACGACAAGCGCTCCGGGCGCGAGCGCTACATCGACGAGGTGACGCAGACCCTGCGCGATGCACTTGCCGCCCAGGGCCTGCACGCCGACGTCGTCGGCCGCCCCAAGCACATCTACAGCATCTGGAAGAAGATGCAGCGCAAGGGCGTGCCGATCGGCGAGCTCTACGACCTGCGCGCGGTGCGCGTGCTGGTGGACGACGTCGGCGCCTGCTACGCGGCACTCGGCATCGTGCATGCGTTGTGGACGCCGATCCCGAGCGAGTTCGACGACTACATCGCGCGGCCCAAGCGCAACGACTACCGCTCGCTGCACACGGCGGTGGTCGGCCCGGAGGGCAAGACGCTGGAGGTGCAGATCCGCACGGTGGAGATGCACGAGCAGGCCGAGCTGGGCGTGGCCGCGCACTGGCGCTACAAGGAAGGCGGCACCGGCGACTCCGCGCTGGAGCGCAAGATCGAGTGGATGCGGCGGCTGCTGGAGTCGCACCAGGACGGCGGCGACGAAGGCGGCCTGGCCGGCGCGCTCGACACCGAGCTGGTCGAGGACCGCATCTACACGCTGACGCCGATGGGCGAGGTCATCGACCTGCCGCGCGACGCAACGCCGCTCGACTTCGCCTACCACGTGCACACGATGGTCGGCCACCGCTGCCGTGGCGCCAAGGTCAATGGCCGCATCGTGCCGCTCGACCACCGGCTGCAGAGTGGCGACCGCGTGGAAGTGCTGACCGGCAAGACCGCCGAGCCGCGCCGTGACTGGCTGTTGCCGGCCAATGGCTACCTCGTCAGCGGGCGTTCGCGCGACAAGGTGCGTGCGTGGTTCCGCGCGCTCGATCGCGAGCGCAACGTGCAGGCCGGGCGCGAGTTGCTCGACCGCGAGCTCAAGCGCCTCGGCCTGCAACGTGCCGATCCGGCGCCGGCGCTCAAGCGCTTCCATGCCGCGACCATCGACGACCTGTACGTGCTGGTGGCGCTGGGCGACGTCGGCCCGCACCAGGTGGTGCGCGCGCTAGGCGAAGCCGAGGCCGAGGCGCGCAGGCCGGTCGACGAGGCCACCAACCTCGCGCACACGCCACCGCGCCGCCTGCCGAAGGGCAGTTCGGAGTTCAGCGTGGTCGGCGTCGACAACCTGCTGGTACAGATCGCCCGTTGCTGCCGGCCGTTGCCCGGGGAGGCGATCACCGGTTACCTCACCCGCAGCCGCGGGATCAGCGTGCATCGCGCCGAATGCGCGGCGCTGCAGCGCATGGCCGCTCGCGATCCGCAACGCGTGCTGCCGGTGGAGTGGGGCCGCGCCGGCGGCGTGCACGAGGCGGAGGCGATCATCGAGGGCGTCGACCGCCGGCACCTGCTCAAGGACCTGACCAACCTGATCGCACAGGAGGACGCCCACGTGCTGTCGATCCACAGCGAGGATGGCGGCGGCGTCGGTCGCGTGCGGCTGCGCCTGCAGCTGCGCGTGCAGGACCATGGGCAGTTCGCACGCCTGCTGGGCCGGCTGGAATCGGTGCCCGGCGTCGAGCGCGCGCGCCGCGGCTGA
- a CDS encoding glycosyltransferase — MPFSLTDAQFRLARALGFSRRAWSSLRTRGWQSTWQRVLLRLQRALRRAPVDATPLWRPAPAGDALPAFAEPDVVPAASIVIPVHNHVGHTLECLRALAAAPPAATMEIIVVDDASSDASATLLPGITGLRYHRHERNGGFIAACNTGAALARGEVLVFLNNDTVPQPGWLDALLETLREVPRAGIVGAQLVYPDGRLQEAGGVVFRDGQAWNYGRFESPEDPRYGYLRDADYVSGAALAIPRALFDAVGGFDTRYAPAYYEDTDLAFAVRAAGHRVLYQPAARVLHDEGTSAGTDPSTGMKAAQVRNREVFARHRAAELAGFPAPSELPTPGTLHRGQRRILIVDESTPRPDHDSGSLRLVALMRMLLDDGAHVAFVPADGRHAGRHTRALRAMGVETWSEPWTGGIAQWLRHHAGRFDVAMLSRHFVAAPLLPLLRRHAPDVRILFDSVDLHYLRERRAAELANDATMLAIARRTRARELAVVAAADATLVVSAAERELLAADAPGAKVELLSNLHRVTGEAAPWERRHGVVFVGGFHHPPNVDALRWFLAEVWPRVHAQAPGLAFHCIGSDPPIEIATRHGHSGVQVHGHVADIAPWMDGCRVAVAPLRFGAGVKGKINLSMAHGQPVVATPVAAEGMHLHDGLDVLLADDADAFAHAVLRAHEDAVVWSRLSAGGRANVERHFSIEAARATVHRLFLDPAAG, encoded by the coding sequence ATGCCGTTCTCGCTGACCGACGCGCAGTTCCGGCTTGCCCGCGCGCTCGGTTTCTCACGCCGCGCCTGGAGCAGCCTGCGCACGCGCGGCTGGCAGTCGACCTGGCAGCGCGTCCTGCTGCGCCTGCAGCGCGCGCTGCGCCGCGCCCCGGTGGATGCCACGCCGCTGTGGCGCCCGGCGCCCGCTGGCGATGCCCTGCCCGCGTTCGCCGAACCGGACGTGGTGCCCGCCGCCAGCATCGTGATCCCGGTGCACAACCACGTCGGCCACACGCTGGAGTGCCTGCGCGCGCTGGCCGCGGCACCGCCCGCCGCCACGATGGAAATCATCGTGGTCGATGACGCCAGCAGCGATGCCAGCGCGACCCTGCTGCCGGGCATCACCGGCCTGCGCTACCACCGCCACGAGCGCAATGGCGGCTTCATCGCCGCGTGCAACACCGGCGCCGCCCTGGCACGCGGCGAGGTGCTGGTATTCCTCAACAACGACACCGTGCCGCAGCCGGGCTGGCTGGATGCACTGCTGGAGACCCTGCGCGAAGTACCACGCGCGGGCATCGTCGGCGCCCAGCTGGTCTACCCGGACGGCCGGCTGCAGGAAGCCGGCGGCGTGGTGTTCCGCGATGGACAGGCCTGGAACTACGGCCGCTTCGAATCCCCCGAGGACCCGCGCTACGGCTACCTGCGCGATGCGGACTACGTCAGCGGCGCCGCGCTGGCGATCCCGCGTGCGCTGTTCGACGCCGTCGGTGGCTTCGACACCCGCTATGCACCGGCCTATTACGAGGACACCGACCTCGCCTTCGCGGTCCGGGCAGCCGGACATCGCGTGCTGTACCAGCCCGCCGCACGCGTGCTGCACGACGAGGGCACCAGCGCCGGCACCGACCCGTCCACCGGCATGAAGGCGGCGCAGGTGCGCAATCGCGAGGTATTCGCGCGGCACCGCGCGGCGGAACTCGCCGGGTTCCCCGCGCCGTCCGAGCTGCCCACTCCGGGCACCCTGCACCGGGGCCAGCGCCGGATCCTGATCGTCGACGAATCCACGCCGCGCCCCGACCACGATTCCGGCTCGCTGCGACTGGTCGCGCTGATGAGGATGCTGCTCGACGACGGCGCGCATGTCGCCTTCGTGCCGGCCGACGGCCGCCATGCCGGCCGCCACACGCGCGCGCTGCGGGCGATGGGCGTGGAAACCTGGTCGGAGCCGTGGACCGGTGGCATCGCGCAGTGGCTGCGTCACCATGCCGGCCGCTTCGACGTGGCCATGCTGAGCCGGCATTTCGTCGCCGCGCCGCTGCTGCCGCTGCTGCGGCGCCATGCACCGGACGTGCGGATCCTGTTCGACAGCGTCGACCTGCACTACCTGCGCGAACGCCGCGCCGCCGAACTTGCCAACGACGCAACGATGCTGGCGATCGCACGGCGTACCCGCGCGCGCGAGTTGGCGGTGGTGGCCGCCGCCGATGCCACCCTGGTGGTCAGCGCCGCCGAGCGCGAGCTGCTCGCCGCCGATGCGCCTGGCGCCAAGGTGGAGCTGCTTTCGAACCTGCATCGGGTCACCGGGGAAGCCGCACCCTGGGAGCGTCGCCACGGGGTCGTGTTCGTAGGCGGCTTCCACCACCCGCCCAATGTCGATGCGCTGCGCTGGTTCCTCGCCGAGGTCTGGCCGCGCGTGCACGCGCAGGCACCTGGCCTGGCATTCCACTGCATCGGTAGCGACCCGCCGATCGAGATTGCCACCCGGCACGGCCACAGCGGCGTGCAGGTGCATGGCCATGTGGCGGACATCGCACCCTGGATGGACGGCTGCCGCGTCGCGGTGGCGCCGTTGCGGTTCGGCGCCGGGGTCAAGGGCAAGATCAACCTCAGCATGGCGCATGGCCAGCCAGTGGTCGCCACGCCCGTCGCGGCCGAAGGCATGCACCTGCACGATGGCCTCGATGTCCTGCTGGCCGACGATGCCGACGCGTTTGCCCACGCCGTGCTGCGTGCCCACGAGGATGCCGTTGTGTGGTCGCGGCTGTCGGCTGGCGGACGCGCCAACGTCGAGCGGCATTTCTCCATCGAGGCCGCGCGCGCGACCGTGCACCGGCTGTTTCTCGATCCGGCCGCCGGCTGA
- the mrcB gene encoding penicillin-binding protein 1B: MPKPQDSMRRIDRDEDDHDIPDSPRRTWSRRALVWALALVGLGLGFLIPYTLYLNQQVSQRFGELRWQVPTRVYARPLQLTPGLALDAQTLKLELESAAYREGDGRSPGTWSVAENGRWTIASRGFQDVGGAVAPRRVEVSMSGGRISRLRDAGGDAGIDSAYLDPARIATLYGQRQEERRLVRVEDVPVLVTDALQAVEDEDFAHHHGIDLGGMLRAAWVNVRAGEARQGGSTLTQQLARSGLLGIGREQTYTRKFNEILYAMLIEARYDKGTILEAYLNQVYLGQRGAQAIHGVAAGAEFWFGRRLEDLATEHVALLVGIIRGPSYYDPRRHPERAKERRDFALGKMLGNGLIDETEYKRALAAPLGISSTPGTLAANRFPAYVDLVRRQLAADYPAEVLQGAGLIVMTAMSPAAQGYAEGAVRRTIEALSNDKRPALQAGLVVTDSHTGEVIAVVGGANPTEHGFNRAIEAKRPVGSLLKPFVYLLALTRPNEFSLATWVNDAPVDMVLPNGQRWNPTNSDRRSHGSVRLMDALARSYNQATVRVGMEVGPRALADLLHKLASIRAEPNPSLILGAVDESPYAMAQLYQFLASGGERQTLRMVRGVLDSEGRVQRRYDGAQPDAYPQDSQYVRLVTLALQHAVTSGTGRQLVADGLARLQPAGKTGTTNDGRDSWFAGWTGDHLAVVWIGNDQNEATGLYGTTGAMRVWSDLFRRLPSAPLEVADEGLDWQWVAQGGATDPECPDARRFAFLQGYAPAYQPCYAAYPAPYAADGVPVTQPGEPGYSDEAAPQESGWRRFFGRGRQDPAREPAAPPPEPAPAPAGELLP; this comes from the coding sequence ATGCCAAAACCCCAGGACTCGATGCGCCGCATCGACCGTGACGAGGACGATCACGACATCCCCGACTCCCCGCGCCGCACCTGGTCGCGACGTGCGCTCGTCTGGGCACTGGCCCTGGTCGGGCTCGGGCTCGGGTTCCTGATCCCCTATACCCTCTACCTCAACCAGCAGGTCAGCCAGCGTTTCGGCGAACTGCGCTGGCAGGTGCCCACGCGCGTCTACGCGCGACCGCTGCAGCTCACTCCCGGCCTGGCGCTGGACGCGCAGACGCTGAAGCTGGAGCTGGAGTCGGCCGCCTACCGCGAGGGCGACGGCCGCAGCCCGGGCACCTGGTCGGTGGCCGAGAACGGCCGCTGGACGATCGCCAGCCGTGGCTTCCAGGATGTCGGTGGCGCGGTGGCGCCACGACGCGTGGAAGTCTCGATGTCGGGCGGGCGGATCAGCCGCCTGCGCGATGCCGGGGGTGATGCCGGCATCGACAGCGCCTACCTCGACCCCGCACGCATCGCGACCCTGTATGGCCAGCGCCAGGAAGAACGCCGGCTGGTGCGGGTGGAGGACGTGCCGGTACTGGTCACCGACGCGCTGCAGGCGGTCGAGGACGAGGACTTCGCCCACCACCACGGCATCGACCTCGGCGGCATGCTGCGTGCGGCGTGGGTGAACGTGCGCGCCGGCGAGGCGCGCCAGGGCGGCAGCACGCTCACCCAGCAGCTGGCGCGCTCCGGCCTGCTCGGCATCGGCCGCGAACAGACCTACACGCGCAAGTTCAACGAAATCCTCTACGCGATGCTGATCGAGGCCCGCTACGACAAGGGCACGATCCTCGAGGCCTACCTCAACCAGGTCTACCTCGGCCAGCGCGGTGCGCAGGCGATCCACGGCGTCGCCGCCGGCGCGGAGTTCTGGTTCGGGCGCAGGCTCGAGGACCTGGCGACGGAGCACGTCGCGCTGCTGGTCGGCATCATCCGCGGCCCGTCGTATTACGACCCGCGCCGGCATCCGGAACGCGCGAAGGAACGACGCGATTTCGCGCTCGGAAAGATGCTCGGGAACGGGCTGATCGACGAGACCGAGTACAAGCGTGCGCTGGCGGCGCCGCTGGGCATCAGCTCGACGCCGGGCACGCTGGCCGCGAACCGCTTCCCGGCCTATGTCGACCTGGTGCGGCGGCAGCTGGCCGCCGACTACCCTGCCGAAGTGCTGCAGGGCGCGGGCCTGATCGTGATGACCGCGATGTCGCCGGCCGCGCAGGGCTACGCCGAGGGCGCGGTGCGGCGCACGATCGAGGCGCTCAGCAACGACAAGCGCCCGGCGCTGCAGGCCGGCCTGGTGGTTACCGATTCGCATACCGGCGAGGTCATCGCGGTGGTGGGTGGCGCCAATCCCACCGAGCACGGCTTCAACCGCGCCATCGAGGCCAAGCGGCCGGTGGGGTCGCTGCTCAAGCCCTTCGTCTACCTGCTGGCGCTGACCCGCCCGAACGAGTTCTCGCTGGCGACCTGGGTCAACGATGCGCCGGTGGACATGGTGCTGCCCAACGGCCAGCGCTGGAACCCGACCAACTCCGACCGTCGCAGCCACGGCAGCGTGCGGCTGATGGATGCGCTGGCGCGTTCCTACAACCAGGCCACGGTGCGCGTCGGCATGGAGGTCGGCCCGCGCGCGCTGGCGGACCTGCTGCACAAGCTGGCCAGCATCCGCGCGGAGCCGAACCCGTCGCTGATCCTGGGCGCGGTCGACGAAAGCCCGTATGCGATGGCGCAGCTGTACCAGTTCCTCGCCTCCGGTGGCGAACGGCAGACGCTGCGCATGGTGCGCGGCGTGCTCGACAGCGAAGGGCGCGTGCAGCGCCGCTACGATGGCGCGCAGCCCGACGCCTACCCGCAGGATTCCCAGTACGTGCGGCTGGTCACCCTGGCCCTGCAGCACGCGGTGACCTCCGGCACCGGTCGCCAGCTGGTCGCTGACGGCCTTGCCCGCCTGCAGCCGGCCGGCAAGACCGGCACCACCAACGACGGCCGCGACAGCTGGTTTGCGGGCTGGACCGGCGACCATCTCGCGGTGGTGTGGATCGGCAACGACCAGAACGAAGCGACCGGCCTGTACGGCACCACCGGCGCGATGCGGGTGTGGTCGGACCTGTTCCGGCGCCTCCCCAGCGCGCCGCTGGAAGTCGCCGACGAGGGGCTGGACTGGCAATGGGTCGCACAGGGCGGGGCCACCGATCCGGAATGCCCCGACGCGCGCCGCTTCGCCTTCCTCCAGGGCTACGCGCCGGCCTACCAGCCCTGCTATGCCGCCTATCCCGCGCCGTACGCGGCGGACGGTGTTCCGGTCACGCAGCCGGGCGAACCCGGTTACAGCGACGAGGCCGCGCCGCAGGAAAGCGGCTGGCGACGCTTCTTCGGTCGCGGCCGGCAGGATCCGGCCCGCGAGCCGGCCGCTCCGCCGCCGGAACCCGCGCCTGCGCCCGCAGGAGAGCTGCTGCCATGA
- a CDS encoding ATP-dependent DNA helicase: MATRVHAALAEGGELAQALPQFHPRPSQQQLAAAVVDALGSRSTLLAEAGTGTGKTFAYLVPALLSGLRTIVSTGTRALQDQLYHRDLPRLRDALGVGLKSALLKGRANYLCLYRLERAKGEPRFTAREQLALFQRIVAWGGRTRMGDLAEIEALPEDSPLIPMVTSTVDNCLGSECPFYGDCFVVQARQRAQAADLVVVNHHLLLADLALKQEGFGEILPGAQAFIVDEAHQLPELAAQFFGEGLSARPLVELARDAIAECAGVDGALAALQPAALALEHAVRALRAAMESLPPRGTRDRALHDAGVQVALEALCDALQELGDAVAPLREAAPGLDAVHARAREFITRLSRWQVAGGPGAFDEPSDHDVAATDDGDVRWYELSPRGFRLQRTPLDVSGPLRTHREASGAAWVFTSATLAIDGCFDHVATRLGLDAPTTLLAPSPFDWQRQALCLLPPRLPPPSAPTYSSAVMEAVLPVLHASNGRAFLLFASHRALRETAALLRGGPWPLFVQGEAPRHVLLQRFRESGNGVLLGAASFREGVDVVGDALSVVVIDKLPFAAPDEPVFEARLDAIRRAGGNPFADEQLPQAVIALKQGVGRLIRSERDRGVLVLCDPRLTNRPYGRVFLGSLPPFPVTRDVADVQAFFAAAVEHEAER, translated from the coding sequence CTGGCCACCCGCGTGCACGCGGCACTGGCCGAGGGCGGCGAGCTCGCGCAGGCGCTGCCGCAATTCCACCCGCGGCCGTCGCAGCAGCAGCTTGCGGCCGCGGTCGTCGATGCACTCGGCAGCCGCAGCACCCTGCTGGCCGAAGCCGGCACCGGCACCGGCAAGACCTTCGCCTACCTGGTGCCGGCACTGCTGTCGGGGCTGCGCACCATCGTGTCCACCGGCACCCGCGCGCTGCAGGACCAGCTCTACCATCGCGACCTGCCGCGCCTGCGCGATGCGCTCGGCGTCGGCCTGAAGTCCGCCCTGCTCAAGGGACGCGCCAACTACCTGTGCCTGTATCGCCTCGAGCGTGCGAAGGGCGAGCCACGTTTCACCGCGCGCGAGCAGCTCGCCCTGTTCCAGCGCATCGTCGCCTGGGGCGGACGCACGCGGATGGGCGATCTCGCCGAGATCGAGGCGCTGCCGGAGGACTCGCCGCTGATCCCGATGGTGACCTCCACCGTCGACAACTGCCTGGGCAGCGAGTGCCCGTTCTATGGCGATTGTTTCGTGGTGCAGGCGCGGCAGCGGGCGCAGGCCGCCGACCTGGTGGTGGTCAACCACCACCTGCTGCTCGCCGACCTCGCGCTGAAGCAGGAGGGCTTCGGCGAGATCCTGCCCGGTGCGCAGGCCTTTATCGTCGACGAGGCGCACCAGCTGCCGGAGCTTGCCGCGCAGTTCTTCGGCGAGGGCCTGAGCGCGCGGCCGCTGGTCGAGCTCGCGCGTGACGCGATCGCTGAATGCGCCGGCGTCGACGGCGCCCTGGCGGCGCTGCAGCCAGCCGCGCTGGCACTGGAGCACGCCGTGCGCGCGCTGCGTGCGGCGATGGAGTCGCTGCCACCGCGCGGCACCCGCGACCGCGCGCTGCACGATGCCGGCGTGCAGGTCGCGCTGGAAGCGCTGTGCGATGCATTGCAGGAACTCGGCGACGCGGTGGCACCACTGCGCGAGGCCGCGCCGGGACTGGATGCGGTCCATGCCCGTGCGCGCGAGTTCATCACCCGCCTGTCGCGCTGGCAGGTGGCTGGCGGGCCCGGTGCGTTCGACGAACCGTCCGATCACGACGTCGCCGCCACAGACGACGGCGACGTGCGCTGGTACGAACTGTCGCCGCGCGGATTCCGCCTGCAGCGCACGCCGCTGGATGTGTCCGGGCCGTTGCGCACGCATCGCGAGGCATCGGGCGCGGCCTGGGTGTTCACCTCGGCGACGCTGGCGATCGACGGCTGTTTCGACCACGTCGCCACCCGCCTCGGGCTCGACGCGCCGACCACGCTGCTCGCGCCAAGCCCGTTCGACTGGCAGCGCCAGGCGCTGTGCCTGTTGCCACCACGGCTGCCGCCGCCGTCGGCGCCGACGTATTCGAGTGCGGTGATGGAGGCGGTACTGCCGGTGCTGCATGCATCCAATGGCCGCGCGTTCCTGCTGTTCGCCTCGCACCGTGCGTTGCGCGAGACCGCGGCGCTGTTGCGGGGCGGCCCGTGGCCGCTGTTCGTGCAGGGCGAAGCGCCGCGGCACGTGCTGCTGCAGCGTTTCCGCGAGTCCGGCAACGGCGTGCTGCTCGGCGCGGCCAGCTTCCGCGAGGGCGTGGACGTGGTCGGCGATGCGCTGAGCGTGGTGGTGATCGACAAGCTGCCGTTCGCCGCGCCCGACGAACCGGTGTTCGAGGCGCGGCTGGACGCGATCCGCCGCGCCGGCGGCAACCCGTTCGCCGACGAACAGCTGCCGCAGGCGGTGATCGCGCTCAAGCAGGGCGTCGGCCGCCTGATCCGCAGCGAACGCGACCGCGGCGTGCTGGTGCTGTGCGATCCGCGGCTGACCAACCGTCCGTACGGGCGCGTGTTCCTGGGCTCGCTGCCGCCGTTCCCGGTGACCCGCGACGTGGCGGACGTGCAGGCGTTCTTTGCCGCGGCAGTCGAGCACGAGGCCGAGCGCTGA